In Oryza sativa Japonica Group chromosome 1, ASM3414082v1, the genomic stretch ATTCACTTGTTCTTATCTGTAATTTTGTTTCGTTAAAACTACTGTATCAATTTGATGATGCATAATGAGTTTTACTGAGTTGCTGTTAAACATATGCAGATTTTTCAATATTAAATCAGCCTTGTTATTCCTTCAATAGCAGTTCTTGGAGATCAGATGTGATAAATATGCACACTAAAGGGGCTTCTTCTGATGTTATCAGAGTAAGCACATCTAGTGCCCCTAGTACATCAAGTCACGGTTCTGCACAAGATGACTGTGATTCTTCAGGTGATGTGTATGTATGGGGTGAAGTTATCTGTGATAACTCTGTAAGAACTGGTTCTGATACTGTAGTTAGGTCAACTGTTAGGACCGATGTCCTGCGACCTAAGCCTTTGGAATCTAATTTAGTCCTTGATGCGTATCATGTGGATTGTGGAGTTAAACATTCTGCTTTGGTCACAAAAAATGGAGAAGTCTTTACATGGGGTGAAGAATCTGGTGGACGCCTTGGCCATGGATCACGAGAAGATTCTATTCATCCTCGTCTAATTGAGTCATTAGCAGTTTGCAATGTGGATATTGTTGCTTGTGGGGAGTTCCATACTTGTGCTGTGACAACAGCTGGGGAACTGTATACTTGGGGAGACGGAACACATAATGTTGGACTTCTAGGCCATGGTAAAGATGTAAGCCACTGGATTCCAAAAAGAATTGCAGGAGCATTGGAAGGTCTTGCAGTTGCTTATGTATCTTGTGGAACATGGCATACAGCTTTGATTACAACAATGGGCCAGCTATTTACCTTTGGTGATGGCACATTTGGAGTTTTAGGCCATGGAAACCGAGAAAGCATTTCATGCCCAAAGGAGGTCGAGTCTTTATCGGGGTTGAAAACGATTTCTGTTGCATGTGGTGTATGGCACACTGCTGCCATTGTAGAAGTTATAGTGACTCAGTCAAGTTCAAGTATATCTTCTGGAAAGCTCTTCACATGGGGAGATGGTGATAAGCATCGACTTGGTCATGGTGACAAAGAACCACGACTCAAGCCTACATGTGTGGCTTCACTTATTGATTATGATTTTCACAGGATAGCATGTGGCCATAGTTTAACTGTGGGTCTGACAACATCTGGGAAAGTTTTGAGCATGGGTAATACTGTTTATGGTCAGCTTGGCAATCCTCGTTCAGATGGTAAGATTCCATGTTTAGTTGAAGAGATTGTGGGTGAAAATGTTGTGCAAGTTGCCTGTGGTTCCTACCATGTTGCAGTTTTGACAATTAAGAGCGAGGTTTTTACATGGGGAAAAGGAGCCAATGGAAGACTAGGTCATGGAGATATAGAGGACAGAAAAATACCTACACTGGTTGAGGCATTGAGAGATAGGTCTGTTAGGCACATAGCCTGTGGAGCAAACTTCACTGCTGCTATATGCCAGCATAAGTGGGTCTCTGGAGCCGAGCAGTCACAGTGTGCTTCATGTCGACAACCATTTGGGTTCACCCGAAAGAGGCATAATTGCCATAATTGTGGACTTGTCCATTGTAATGCGTGCACCTCGAGGAAGGCTGTCAGGGCAGCTTTGGCTCCCAATCCTGCAAAACCTTACCGTGTTTGTGATTCCTGTTTCTTGAAATTGAACAATGCTGTAGACTCTAGTGCAATTAGTAAAAAGAAAGAGAATGTACTTCGCGAAAGCAACTCTGATGGTAGATTGACAAAAGCAATTATACCTAGTAATCTGGATATGATCAGAAGTTTGGATAGCAAGGCAGCAAAACAAGGGAAAAAAACAGATGCACTGTCGTTTCTTCGTACACCTCAAATGAATTCGCTTCTTCAGCTTAGAGATATTGCTCTATCTGGTGGGCTTGATCTGAACAGGCCAGTTCCAAGAGCAGTGCGCACAACGGCAGTTCGATCGGTAAATACTTCTAGGGCTGTTTCCCCTTTCTCTCGCAAGCCTAGTCCGCCCCGTTCTACCACACCAGTTCCAACAACTCATGGCCTTTCTATTGGAAAAGGTGCTGCTGATAATCTTGCGAAAACAAATGAGATGTTAAATCAGGAAGTTGAAAGACTCCGTGCACAGGtatctctttatttatttatgcacAAGTCCAACTTTGGTATCCTCTTTATTATGCGACTAAAGAATTTAATGCTGCACATATTTAGGTTGATAACCTGAGGCACCGATGTGAGGTTCAAGAACTTGAGTTGCAGAAATCAGCCAAGAAAGTACAAGAGGCCATGACACTGGTTGCAGAAGAATCTTCAAAGTCCAAAGCTGCAAAGGAAGTCATAAAATCGCTAACAGCACAGGTAAGGCCTATTAGCTTATTGTCCTCCTTTATTCATAAAAGCCATGAACCGATACTTAACTAATTAACTGTTGGACACCTGTAGTATTCCTGGCCTGTGATATATTGTGGTTAAGAATGCCAAGCTGTGTTCATGCATGTTATTGTGGTGGACATTTTAAATGTATAATCATTCTACCAGAAACAAAAGGGATATGTTTCAGTTTCACTTCACTTCCATTTTGCAAGAGTAGAAATTTCTTAATGTTATGAATTACATGCAATGTCAAAATCAAAATGTACAATACCTAAATattcattttatcttttttaaaaaaactttaatcTGAAAGAAACTTCTGTATTTGGCACCTAACCTCTCAAATTATTCATTTGAGTTTTCTTCAGTTAAGTATCACTTACTTTAGTTTTGTTATGGCTATCCTTTTCCCTGATGGCTATTGTCTGCCTTTTGCTTCGGCTTGTGCAGCTCAAGGATATGGCTGAAAGACTGCCTCCAGATCAGGGAGCCTATGATGGGAATGAATCAAAACAAATGCATTTTCCAAATGGCACAGAGTTGCATGCTGCTATCTACTCGAGCACGAATGGCATCCACCAGCTACAAAATGAGTCTATCAGTGCTTTAAACACGCCTAGCCTGAACACTGGAAGATCCTTGCATGCAAATGGAATCTCAAGTCAACATAAATCACTGGGTAGTATTAGTGAACATAGTGAAGTGAGCACTCACAGCCATCGGGTTTCAAGCCCTCATGACACTGAACTTTCAAATCGAAGGGCACGGATCAGTAGTGATGAGTTGTTCAGTGCAAGCGGTAAATCGGATGATAGCAATAACAGGGATGCTAGGTCCCTTCAAAATGGTGAAGATGGTTACAAACCTCGAGGGACAGTATCTCTGTCCAGCAACCAAGTTCAGGCTGAATGGATTGAACAGTATGAACCAGGGGTATACATTACACTGACAACATTACGCGATGGGACTCGGGATCTGAAGCGGGTGCGCTTCAGGTAAATCAGGATCTCTATCCTCTTTCTTAAATCCTGTCATGGTGGTTAGTTTTTGTTTGCCCCTTAGTAAGATATGGTATTTCttgactaaaataaaaaaaatgctttcGCAAATCACTGTGAACCTGACAGTTGGTTTATGTTTCGGGATATGCTCCACAGTATAAAACAGAATGGTGTGTTATTCCTTAATTCAACTATTTAATCAACAGTCATACTATAGTTGCAATGCAAAGTAAGCTGCCTCTTGGTGTCTTTTAACACAGCAAGTGCCCCTCTAGGCTCTAACGTGCACTATGAATGGTGCAGTGTTTGTGCTGGGATCATACAACATTTCATACGCAATGCCCAATTCAACTCACTTCTCTTATCCTTGCAGTCGCAGGCGGTTCGGGGAGCATCAAGCAGAGAACTGGTGGAACGAGAACCGGGAGAAGGTATATGAGAGGTACAACGTAAGAAGTTCCGAAAGAGTCTCGTCAGCAGCATCAACCCGGTCAGCTCGATGACATGAGGATGGCATGCTGCTGGACTGGCtggaggaagaacatgaagTGAGGCTCCAAAGCCATAGTTAAAGAGGCCTTGCAACTATCTTTTGCAAGGCCTTGAAGAGAAAAATTCTTTTTTGGCCCTGTAGTGTGGATAATTATTCTTATTTTTCATCCATGATCGTCCAAGGGGGGATTGTGGTTCTCTGCCCCAATGTCACTCATGTACATAGAGCTGTCAAACAAATTTAGGGAGGGCTGTGAAACTATTAGGGAGGACTAGccctttcttttccctttttgtgTGATGATGAATTAATTGCTGAATGGCGAATGCAGTGCAGGTGTAAAGATTCAGAGAAATTTTCTGCAACCATTTTCCATCCTTTCTATGTACATGATGCCGATGATACGAAGTGAAGCCTTGGTAGAATTTCTGGAAATAAAACTGCTCTAAAACTGCAACTGTCTATGTACATGATGCTGATGATATGGAGTGAAGCCTTGGTAGAATTTCTGGGAATGAAACTGCTCTAAAACTGCAACTACTAGAcacttcaaattattttttagaggAGCCAGAGAAAAACTCTCAAATCCCGCGGGAATTGCACTGCCTTCTTCAGAAAACCCCACAGTATCTTACAAAATTCACGTACTTCCTCTATGAAATGTCACATCCGGTCATCACTTATAttaggacggaaggagtatgaaTTTTGGAGAACCCCTATAGAATTTGGTTCAATTTTCTAtataattcaactaaatttcCTCCATTCGAAAGCAGAGCAAAGTTGGAGGAAAGAATTCCAACAAGAATCACGAACTAGCCATACGGCCCAGGGCCCACAACAAAAGTGGGCCCCATCCATAACTGACATCCCAGAAATGGAGTAGGCTTCGTCTCCTCCACCCcaccccaacccaacccaacccaacccttCTCTCCACGCAGGCGCAGCGGAGTAGGTGAAGGTGAAGGTGAAGGTGGAGGTGaccatgccgccgccgagctcgaggGAGTCGCTCtccgtcgccatggccgcccgctCCCAATCGCAGCCGCACCTCGACttcccctccctcttctccgacctcacctcgctcctcctccagcacccgccgcctccctcctcctcgtcgtcgcctgGCCCcgtcttctcctcctcatctctctccatccccgcgcccgcgcctgcgtcggctgccgtcgccgccacggcgccTCCCACCCCGCTCGCCCGCGCGGCCATCGGGGCGTgcgcgggcgccgcggcgggggccTTCACCTACGCCGCTCTGCTCCCCATCGACGCCGTCAAGACCCGCATccaggccggcgccgccgcgggggggTCGTGGCAGGTGTTCCTCGACATCCTCCGAACCGACGGGCCCCTGGGGCTCTACCGCGGCCTCTCCGCCGTcatcctcggctccgcgtcctcctccgccgtctACTTCGGCACGTGCGAGCTCGCCAAGTCGCTGCTCCGCCCCCACCTCCCACCCTTCCtcgtgccgccgctcgccggcgccagcggcaacgtctcctcctccgccatcaTGGTCCCCAAGGAGCTCATCACCCAGCGCCTCCAATCCGGCGCCGCCAAGGGCCGCTCATGGCAGGTGCTCCTTCAGATCCTCCAGACCGACGGATTCTTCGGCCTCTACGCCGGCTacgccgccaccctcctccgCAACCTCCCCGCGGGGGTCCTCAGCTACTCCTCCTTCGAGTACCTCAAGGCATTCACCCTCAAGCAACGCAACAAGGAGAGCCTCACGCCGGGAGAGAGTGTGCTGTGCGGCGCTCTCGCGGGGGCCATATCGGCGGCGCTCACCACCCCGCTCGACGTCGTCAAGACGCGCCTCATGACCAGGGTGGGCACCGAGGGGAGCCGCACCGTGGTTGGGACAATGCGGGAGGTCGTCGCCGAGGAGGGGCTGATGGGCTTGTCCCGGGGGATTGGTCCGAGGGTGCTGCACAGCGCTTGCTTCGCCGCGCTGGGATACTGCGCCTTCGAGACGGCGAGGCTTGCGATTCTCAAATGGTACATTGAAGACTGCGAGAGGAAGGCTGCAGCGGAGATGAAGGCTGGAGTAGGCGCTGCTTGAGTTTGTGAGTGCTCTTTCAGGAAAGTTGGCTGTTGATTTTGCTCCCAATGATGCCATGACTGTCTCAGGAGTTTTACTGTACCTACCTAGCTATGCTATGATGCAGATAATGCACCTGCTTAAATTGTTTGAAACTTAAGCATCCTTGAAAGTTCATTGTAGAGTTGAAGTGCACAAGCAATAAAATCAGGCCATTGTTAATGTATCATCGGTTTTGTTCAATAGCCAGCTTTGTTGGGCATAGGTTCCAGGTAAtgttttaaagtaacttttcatGCATCACCTTTTCTTTTGTGTTTGTGCGCGTGGTTGCAACTGAAGCTTGAGAAaatggaagttttttttttcgcattTTAAGCACCACGACCACACAAACCTTTACTCATGTACAGCAGTGTAACTCTCCATTGCTACTCATTTTCTGTTTTGCACCGCATTAGTAGAATATCATGCAACCTATTTGATTCACTAGCTCTTAGAAGAATCAGTGGTAGTTTGAAAATTTCCATTTAATGGATGTTTTATGATTCTACCACTACTAGATGTTTCATCAGCTTCAAATTCATAGTGATATACTGATATGCTTtgtctcaaaaagaaaaagaaatcataGTGATACGATTCAACATGAAACTCTATATAACTGCTAATGTTTGAGTGCGAGGTCTAGGCGACTAGGCATCTTATTTTAGTGGTTGCTGTTAACTTAAAGGGTACGTTTGCCTCTTTAGAGTAATTCAACAATATAGTATCAGTCACAATGCAATAAAAACATTGAAGTGTCTAGGCATTTAGTGTTTTTCTGATGTTCAGTAATGAGTTCACAGTTACTGAACATGTTTGATCATACTGAGGTAGAGTAGATAAGTTTGTGGGCACCAAATACAAGTTCACAGTTACAGAACATGTTTGATCATACTGAGGTAGAGTAGATAAGTTTGTGGGCACCAAATACAAGTTCACAGTTACAGAACATGTTTGATCATACTGAGGTAGAGTAGATAAGTTTGTGGGCACCAGATACAAGAGTGCAACAGAAATTTAACGTGCTATGGTTCATCATTTGAAGTACTTTCTGCAGAATGAATCTGCAGCATCTGGGTACTGAGCTCTGATGTAGTTCTCCAGGCACTTCTTGTAGGAGAAATCTTTTCTGGATCCATCTGAGGACATGACATATAAGCACCTACTTCCATGGAATACCTGATGCCTATCGACCTATAAGCAGCAAATGAGTCCTCATGGTTTTCCATTTTTTGGTTCATCTGACGCAGAAAGATTCAAGAAGGCAAGTTGCTTACTGTTATGTAGTTGCCGTTGCCAgctatcttcttcttcctctctggGTGGTACATGAGAACATTTGTGACAATAAACTTCTCATCATCTGGAGGAAGTTTAATACCGTCCCTGCAAAAGTATTGAGAGAGATGGACTGTAAGGGATACAACAGAAGGAACCACCTGGGCGGTGTTTGAACATACACTTAACTTCCATCTTATCATCTAGCTATCAACGTACTAGTGGTCGAAAAATGAAGAATCCTAGTACTTGTGCCTTTTCAAGTTTATTGGACCAGAAAAATACCTCGATTCACGGATGATCCTCTTTACATTCTTTGTGATTGGTTCGATTTGTTCAAATATCTGCTGCTCCACTGGTGTAAAAGCACAACTCGCTACCTGCCTCATACTGCCTCCACGGCGTGATGCCTCTGATTTCCACACTGCTCTACCACCACCTCGATTCCTATTATTGCCACTGCCTCGGTGTGATGCCTCTGATTTCCACACTGCTCTACCACCACCTTGATTCCTATTACTGCTACTGCCTCCACGGTGTGGTCCCTCTGATTTCCACACTTCTCTACCACCACCTTGACCGCGATTATTATTCTTCCTGTTCCATTCACCTGGTCGGGATGATCCTGCAATGGTGAAGTTCTGTGTGCCCGCGCTATTTGAACTATACCAACTTGGTTTATCATCTTGCTGTGTTGCATCTGAGTTCCAGTTACTCTTGGTCTTCAGTTGCCTTCTCTGGAACACCTGACCAGTAAATTCTACTGCAGTAGAATTTGGGGAACTCTTGGTGTTTCCTTCATGCCAATTTGGCTTCCTCGGATGTTTTTGGCCAGTGCTGTGCATCCCTGCCCTCCTACCCTCAGATTCCATCAGGAATTCAGCTTTTGGTTTGTCTGTCCAGGTGATCTGATTGTTTTCTTCTAAACATACTTTATCCTCTGGAATGCAGTCAACATCATATAAGCAGTAGTTATGAGGAACAATTGCCTTATCTTTAGTTGCTCCTGTTGTTTCTACTGCTTCCAAGAAGTCATACAGACCATACCCACCAAGGATACTCTTGCTTGATGACTGAAAAGAGATAAGAAGTTAAAGTGATCTTCAAAAGTCTCTGTAAATATGAGTGGTGTTAACAAGTAAAGTTGTCAAATGTACCATGTTCTCGTCATTCCAAAGGATTTCAAAAGCTGAACCAGTTCCAATTTCTGCATTATTGCCCCAAGAGCAGGCTGATACAACATTGCCCAGCTGATCGGAGTAGGCCTTCGCTGCTGCCTTCTCAAAGCATTGTATTGATCTCTGCAACATGTTTTGTTATATTTGAATTATGACCAAGACTTGGTTCTGGCTCATTTAAGTGAGGATTTCAAAAGAGATGAGAGTGCATGACTTACTGATAGTGTAGCCTCCATAAATGGTGCCTGAACCTTCAGAGATTGACATGTGGCCTTGTAGCCAGAGTTGTTGAAGCCATGCAAATCGCCTGTGCAGGTCATGCTACTTGCAACTGTTGTCAGGTGCTCTTGGAGAACTGATTTTGTAATCATTCCAACAGACTTGGAAAGGTACTGAAAGGAGCACAACACGAGCAATGTTTCAGCAGAAGTTACCTGAATTTCAGCTAAAAGGAGAAAGGGGAATAACTGAACCTGTGTGACTTTTTCGAATGCGGAGGAAATGCCAAACACCTGTCGGACTTGCTGTATATCGTACGGCATAGACCTGGTGGTGTCAATCAGATCCATCACAGGGATACATGCATTCATTGCTACTCCCCAGGCATTGCCACTCTCAGCAGCCGCAGCCTCTTCCACAGTGATTTCCAGTGCCGCCTCGCCTTTCTGTTCTGCACCAGAGCTCTGGACCCAAAATGTTGATTCTGGTTCAATCCTTACTAGGTTGGCTTCCTCAACTCGAGGATCACCTGTGAAGAGAAGGTGCAGAATTGATTGTAAGTAAGCATAATTGCATAGGACATTTTCACCATAACTGTCTGGATGTTcctcttgcattttttttaccttttataACAGTGTCTAAAATTATAGGGAAAATGGCATTAGTCATGAAATCGATAACTCGTTCAGTAGATTCAGATATATTTTTAGTGATGCTTCCAGGGAGGAAAAACTGCAAGCAGGAAACCTGAAATTTTTTATCATCATCTGTATGTTGGTCGCACAAACTTGTGCTGCAAAGAAGAAACACATGATTTAGTTTACAACAAAAATATAGTCATACTTCCTTAAAAATATTCTTTTACTCAAAATATGGATGGTAGTCCCAAATGCATAAATACCTAATGGAAGATAATATATTTACTAGAGTCTGAACTGTGCCATAAAGAACTTAGTGGTCTAGCACTGAACATATGACTTAAATTAGTAGACTACTGGACCTGAAGTTCAGAAGAGCAGTAAATCTCTATTCATACTGTCTTTATTGCTAAAATAATAGAAGTTTGAAGCACCTTGAAATGAAAGTGACTGTCTTCAATATTTCACGCATCGATCCCTTCTTCTTTATGTTATTCCTAAAAGTCTCCTGGCATTTGTGAAGAACACTGTCCATAATTGTTTCAATCTGATTCAATTGCTTCTGTAAGAGCAAGAGAAACTTATAATCTTAGTGATTATTATGAAATGACATGGATATAATTTGAGTTACTGAATGATAGACCTTGTCAAGGTGAATATGGCCAACAAGATGATGAGCTGCTTGAGTTGCTTGCTGTTGATACCTGAAATATTATCCCAACAATTCTGAGCCTTGGACAATGTAGAACTACTAAAAGGGAAATCTAAGAAACTAATGCTGGACTGAACTGGGCAAGTTCAACGAAATGCTCTTTTTCCCCAAAAAGTTCAATAGGATGCCAAATCAATAGTTGCTGTTTAATTGCTTGCATCACATGAAATAAGTTTTGTAGATTTAGTTTAATTTATAGTCCAGGTAAAGTAGAATCAATAGGACTTGTATCTTTACATTGCAGAAGCATAAATAATTGGAAAGCCTGATAGTACATACTTGATGGATATCTCTGTGGTACAATCCTCTAATTTGATCCTCCTTAAGCAGGCTCGAATTGTGAGTGCTCTCTCCATGCATTCATTTTCACAAGAGCACTGGTTCAGATACAAAATGACCTTTCGGTGATTGGCATCAGCTTTAGTGCTTGCCCTAGTAAGCAGTACTTCCTATAACAGTAACATTTAgtagtaaaaaaaacatatgaatttAGTAGTAAAACAAAATTTAGTAGTCAAAATTAGTAAATTACAGTCTACATATGAATTGAACTGAGGCTTGGAGTGAATTGATCTGGTCAGCTTCTCACCTTCATCGAGTCCCAAGAAATTATATTATTCTGATTAGGAGCCAACACTGCCTTGTAAGCAGCATTTGCAACTGCAGTGGCTGCCAAGATACCAACGGGGTCACCTGGTGTCACACAATTTGATGCATCCCTTGAGCCAAACTGAAGAACTAAGTTACCAGACGAAGTTCTTATGGATCCATCATAGCATGCTGTGACATCTCGGAGTCTTGACATCATGTTCTTGAAAAGACTGCCAGGCTCCACTAGCCCTTTAGATGCACGCATTATCTTCTCCCTTTCACATATAGAATGAAGTAGAGCCTCATATGGGTTTAGTCCATGGTAAATTGAGCTCCTTACAGTACCATATTCCTCTAGAGGGTTGCAACAATTGGTACTCCCGCAACATCTGTGCAGAGACTTAGACAGGCAATCCTCCACTAACCTGCTACTGTATAGTCTTCCGTTGTGTTGTAGTTGAGGCCCCAGGAAACCAAGCTGCTCCACTACTTTGTTCATGTTGGAATCACTTTTGGGATCAACCAACAGTCCTATGGCAGAAGAATGGGTTATGAAATCCATAATTGGTTCCCTGTACTTATTTAGCTCAAGTGGATTATTTTGAATAGCTTCCAGAATTGGACTTGGGACAGTGAAATCTCCCAAATTTATGCTGAAGCAATCAATAAGCAGTGACTCCATTAGTAAGGGCTGCAGAAGATTCAGAAATTCTGTGGCCTCCCTTGGACCCTTTGTAGAAAGGATCGATGAGATGGTGGTACCAGTAGCTAAGGCTCCAACAGATTCTCTGTCAAGATGGTCTGCCAGTGTTATTGCATTAGATTTAGTGGTCTCTAGAATCTGAGGAAAGGTCCAGTAAGGTCCACCAATCAGTGGCTTCTGGGGGTACATCCCTGATGAGAACATTGCATTTGTAATTTGGTTTGCTTCCCTCTCAGAAT encodes the following:
- the LOC4324463 gene encoding protein MITOFERRINLIKE 1, chloroplastic, with the translated sequence MPPPSSRESLSVAMAARSQSQPHLDFPSLFSDLTSLLLQHPPPPSSSSSPGPVFSSSSLSIPAPAPASAAVAATAPPTPLARAAIGACAGAAAGAFTYAALLPIDAVKTRIQAGAAAGGSWQVFLDILRTDGPLGLYRGLSAVILGSASSSAVYFGTCELAKSLLRPHLPPFLVPPLAGASGNVSSSAIMVPKELITQRLQSGAAKGRSWQVLLQILQTDGFFGLYAGYAATLLRNLPAGVLSYSSFEYLKAFTLKQRNKESLTPGESVLCGALAGAISAALTTPLDVVKTRLMTRVGTEGSRTVVGTMREVVAEEGLMGLSRGIGPRVLHSACFAALGYCAFETARLAILKWYIEDCERKAAAEMKAGVGAA
- the LOC4324462 gene encoding PH, RCC1 and FYVE domains-containing protein 1 is translated as MHTKGASSDVIRVSTSSAPSTSSHGSAQDDCDSSGDVYVWGEVICDNSVRTGSDTVVRSTVRTDVLRPKPLESNLVLDAYHVDCGVKHSALVTKNGEVFTWGEESGGRLGHGSREDSIHPRLIESLAVCNVDIVACGEFHTCAVTTAGELYTWGDGTHNVGLLGHGKDVSHWIPKRIAGALEGLAVAYVSCGTWHTALITTMGQLFTFGDGTFGVLGHGNRESISCPKEVESLSGLKTISVACGVWHTAAIVEVIVTQSSSSISSGKLFTWGDGDKHRLGHGDKEPRLKPTCVASLIDYDFHRIACGHSLTVGLTTSGKVLSMGNTVYGQLGNPRSDGKIPCLVEEIVGENVVQVACGSYHVAVLTIKSEVFTWGKGANGRLGHGDIEDRKIPTLVEALRDRSVRHIACGANFTAAICQHKWVSGAEQSQCASCRQPFGFTRKRHNCHNCGLVHCNACTSRKAVRAALAPNPAKPYRVCDSCFLKLNNAVDSSAISKKKENVLRESNSDGRLTKAIIPSNLDMIRSLDSKAAKQGKKTDALSFLRTPQMNSLLQLRDIALSGGLDLNRPVPRAVRTTAVRSVNTSRAVSPFSRKPSPPRSTTPVPTTHGLSIGKGAADNLAKTNEMLNQEVERLRAQVDNLRHRCEVQELELQKSAKKVQEAMTLVAEESSKSKAAKEVIKSLTAQLKDMAERLPPDQGAYDGNESKQMHFPNGTELHAAIYSSTNGIHQLQNESISALNTPSLNTGRSLHANGISSQHKSLGSISEHSEVSTHSHRVSSPHDTELSNRRARISSDELFSASGKSDDSNNRDARSLQNGEDGYKPRGTVSLSSNQVQAEWIEQYEPGVYITLTTLRDGTRDLKRVRFSRRRFGEHQAENWWNENREKVYERYNVRSSERVSSAASTRSAR
- the LOC107276722 gene encoding DNA-directed RNA polymerase V subunit 1, with translation MESEGRRAGMHSTGQKHPRKPNWHEGNTKSSPNSTAVEFTGQVFQRRQLKTKSNWNSDATQQDDKPSWYSSNSAGTQNFTIAGSSRPGEWNRKNNNRGQGGGREVWKSEGPHRGGSSSNRNQGGGRAVWKSEASHRGSGNNRNRGGGRAVWKSEASRRGGSMRQVASCAFTPVEQQIFEQIEPITKNVKRIIRESRDGIKLPPDDEKFIVTNVLMYHPERKKKIAGNGNYITVDRHQVFHGSRCLYVMSSDGSRKDFSYKKCLENYIRAQYPDAADSFCRKYFK
- the LOC136351226 gene encoding DNA-directed RNA polymerase V subunit 1-like, producing the protein MEGHPDPTSAATAMIPEASIRRINLSITSNEEILKAQPVNELEKPIPITHQSQLLNNPYLGLPLQVGSCQSCGSNAIEECEGHFRFIELPMPIFHPSHVTELSQILNLICLRCLKIKNRKKSTLKGSKFTSCSHCQASLVLESILFQELPPLCVAEVKKSNGARGLELRAPIKKELEEGFWSFLDQFGSCTRGTSHCRPLLPEEVQNIIKKIPEETRRWLSVRGYIPQDGFILSYLCVPPNCLRVSNVLDGNTFSCSGTSTNLLRKALRKIQQIRGSRIGSSNIQVDQVADDLQVDVANYINLGGTTKGHGDDTFTSQPTAMQWKQKMKTLFISKSSSFSSRGVITGDPYIGLNVVGVPEEVAKRMSVEEKVTDHNIAQLQDMMNKGLCLTYTDANSITYSLDAGKDNPNKKHTILKVGEIVNRRVFDGDIVFLNRPPSTDKHSVEAFYVQVHNDHTIKINPLICDPLGADFDGDCVQIFYPRSLSARAEAKELYTVDKQLVSSHNGKLNFQFKNDFSLALKIMCGREYSEREANQITNAMFSSGMYPQKPLIGGPYWTFPQILETTKSNAITLADHLDRESVGALATGTTISSILSTKGPREATEFLNLLQPLLMESLLIDCFSINLGDFTVPSPILEAIQNNPLELNKYREPIMDFITHSSAIGLLVDPKSDSNMNKVVEQLGFLGPQLQHNGRLYSSRLVEDCLSKSLHRCCGSTNCCNPLEEYGTVRSSIYHGLNPYEALLHSICEREKIMRASKGLVEPGSLFKNMMSRLRDVTACYDGSIRTSSGNLVLQFGSRDASNCVTPGDPVGILAATAVANAAYKAVLAPNQNNIISWDSMKEVLLTRASTKADANHRKVILYLNQCSCENECMERALTIRACLRRIKLEDCTTEISIKYQQQATQAAHHLVGHIHLDKKQLNQIETIMDSVLHKCQETFRNNIKKKGSMREILKTVTFISSTSLCDQHTDDDKKFQVSCLQFFLPGSITKNISESTERVIDFMTNAIFPIILDTVIKGDPRVEEANLVRIEPESTFWVQSSGAEQKGEAALEITVEEAAAAESGNAWGVAMNACIPVMDLIDTTRSMPYDIQQVRQVFGISSAFEKVTQYLSKSVGMITKSVLQEHLTTVASSMTCTGDLHGFNNSGYKATCQSLKVQAPFMEATLSRSIQCFEKAAAKAYSDQLGNVVSACSWGNNAEIGTGSAFEILWNDENMVHLTTLLVNTTHIYRDF